One region of Hymenobacter sediminicola genomic DNA includes:
- a CDS encoding sialate O-acetylesterase — protein sequence MNLLPKILLVATVLLSPAAEAQVRLPRLISDGMVLQRDTEGTLWGWAAKGEKVALAFRGKTYTATAGPDGKWALTLPAQPAGGPYTLAFAASNRLEVKGVLFGDVWVCSGQSNMELPMARVKDKYPEVIAGAANPHIRQFDAPTTYVFKGPQAELPGGRWTAATPQSVLQFSAVGYFFAKDLYATYKVPIGLIRIAVGGSPAEAWLSPEGLKSFPAYQQRAAQVRDSAYVAQVKQQDQQRAAAWHAQLRRQDQGYAKGQTPWSTAEYKATDWKTMTVPGYWADQGLGPVNGVVWFRRELDVPASMAGQPARLDLGAIVDADSVYLNGKFVGTTSYQYPPRKYELPAGTLKTGKNVLVVRVINSTGRGGFVPDKQYVLRAGQQTLALSGKWQYQLGAKAEPLAPPTFFNYEPGGLFNGMVSPLLPYAVKGVIWYQGESNTKKPEEYRQLFSTMITDWRQHWQRPDLPFLYVQLANYMPTKNQPTESNWAALREAQRQTLAVPNTAMAVATDVGEWNDIHPLDKQTVGQRLALAARKLAYGEKKLVASGPLLQATQVKGNKVVLQFADVGGGLVAKGGPLAQFAVAGPDKKYVWAQARIEGNTVVVWNDAVATPVAVRYAWADNPQGANLYNKDGLPASPFQAAAPVAAP from the coding sequence ATGAACCTGCTTCCGAAAATCCTGCTCGTCGCAACCGTACTGCTCAGCCCCGCGGCCGAAGCACAGGTCCGGTTGCCACGACTGATCAGCGACGGAATGGTGCTGCAGCGCGACACGGAGGGGACACTGTGGGGCTGGGCCGCAAAAGGGGAGAAGGTAGCTCTGGCGTTTCGGGGCAAGACCTACACGGCCACTGCCGGCCCAGATGGCAAATGGGCTCTGACGCTGCCGGCCCAGCCGGCCGGCGGGCCCTACACGTTAGCTTTCGCGGCCAGCAACCGACTGGAGGTGAAGGGCGTGTTGTTCGGGGACGTGTGGGTATGCTCGGGGCAGTCGAACATGGAGCTGCCGATGGCGCGGGTGAAGGACAAGTATCCGGAGGTTATTGCCGGAGCCGCCAACCCCCATATCCGGCAGTTTGATGCGCCTACCACCTACGTGTTCAAAGGCCCGCAGGCCGAGTTGCCCGGGGGCCGCTGGACGGCTGCCACGCCGCAAAGCGTGCTGCAGTTTTCAGCGGTGGGCTACTTTTTCGCGAAGGATCTGTACGCCACCTATAAGGTGCCTATCGGGCTGATTCGGATTGCGGTGGGCGGCTCGCCGGCCGAAGCTTGGCTGAGTCCTGAGGGGCTGAAATCCTTCCCGGCGTATCAGCAGCGGGCCGCGCAGGTGCGCGACAGCGCCTACGTGGCGCAGGTGAAACAGCAAGATCAGCAGCGCGCCGCTGCCTGGCACGCGCAGCTACGCCGCCAGGACCAGGGCTACGCCAAAGGCCAGACGCCCTGGTCGACAGCGGAGTATAAGGCCACCGATTGGAAAACCATGACCGTGCCCGGCTACTGGGCCGACCAGGGGCTGGGCCCCGTGAATGGCGTGGTGTGGTTTCGGCGGGAGCTGGACGTGCCGGCCAGTATGGCAGGGCAGCCGGCCCGGCTGGACCTGGGCGCCATCGTAGACGCCGACTCGGTGTATCTGAACGGCAAATTCGTGGGCACGACTTCGTATCAGTATCCGCCGCGCAAGTATGAGCTGCCGGCCGGAACCCTCAAAACCGGCAAAAACGTGCTGGTGGTGCGCGTCATCAACAGCACCGGCCGGGGCGGCTTCGTGCCCGACAAGCAATACGTGCTGCGCGCCGGCCAGCAGACTCTTGCCCTGAGCGGCAAGTGGCAGTACCAGCTTGGCGCGAAAGCCGAGCCGCTGGCACCGCCTACGTTCTTCAATTACGAGCCCGGCGGCTTGTTCAACGGCATGGTTTCGCCGCTGCTGCCCTATGCCGTGAAGGGCGTTATCTGGTACCAGGGCGAGTCGAACACCAAGAAACCAGAGGAATACCGCCAGCTCTTTTCTACCATGATTACGGACTGGCGGCAGCACTGGCAGCGGCCCGACTTGCCGTTTCTGTACGTGCAGCTCGCTAATTACATGCCCACCAAAAATCAGCCCACGGAAAGCAACTGGGCCGCCCTGCGCGAAGCCCAGCGCCAGACCCTCGCCGTGCCCAACACTGCCATGGCTGTAGCTACTGACGTGGGCGAATGGAACGACATTCACCCACTAGACAAGCAAACAGTGGGGCAGCGTCTGGCCTTGGCTGCCCGAAAACTGGCCTACGGTGAAAAGAAACTGGTTGCCTCTGGTCCTTTGCTGCAGGCGACGCAAGTGAAAGGAAATAAGGTAGTGCTGCAGTTTGCGGATGTAGGCGGCGGCCTGGTAGCCAAAGGCGGCCCGCTGGCCCAGTTTGCCGTGGCCGGCCCGGATAAAAAGTACGTCTGGGCGCAGGCCCGGATTGAAGGCAACACGGTGGTCGTCTGGAACGATGCGGTGGCGACACCCGTGGCAGTCCGCTACGCCTGGGCCGACAATCCGCAGGGTGCCAACCTCTACAACAAAGACGGGCTGCCAGCTTCGCCGTTTCAGGCTGCTGCGCCGGTGGCAGCGCCCTGA
- a CDS encoding RagB/SusD family nutrient uptake outer membrane protein, whose protein sequence is MKKSFLALLGLALLVSVSGCEDLLEEDPQSVLVPSFLGTPQGVEAGLTGVYSGHRNIYGNEQAMYMAVTGTDEFMRGIADQDGFHEYARGLNFGPSASVVTNQWNNYYQYINGANGVLKYATTVQGIPAARVQQIVAETKVLRAHYYFLMVQYWGDVPLQLEFRETPTNDISRTPVADVYNAIIADLTDALANIADTPGQPGRVSRATVLHILAKVYLTRATSTAKQADDYAKAAQYAEELISNRTRYGKNLEADPARVFADQNENGPEVLMNVQYSTDATFTQTSEQNYFNGGNASSFFYRSRYEQGVPNMIRDLKNGRPFARFVPTPYLLNTYNMPGEAGPTLRTTDARYNKWFTTTWYVNSPGTASGSTAAVIGDTSLWYPSYELPAAVLARIANRRPVPYRVILPSQHTREYYPVMNKYDDVRRASTNAPSVRPFIVYRLAETYLIASEANMYLGNMTKAVDFMNVVRVRAAAPGKEAQMRITASQLNIDFILDERTRELGGEVMRWMDLTRTGKLIERVKTNPVTRVPATVNKTVPLNGISGTYGSDAAANIQPYHVLRPIPQQDIDRTSSKITQNQGY, encoded by the coding sequence ATGAAAAAGTCTTTTCTAGCACTTCTGGGACTTGCCCTGCTCGTGTCCGTTAGCGGGTGCGAAGATCTTCTGGAGGAAGATCCCCAATCCGTTCTGGTACCGTCGTTTCTGGGGACTCCGCAGGGCGTGGAAGCCGGCCTGACGGGCGTGTACTCCGGCCACCGCAACATCTACGGCAACGAGCAGGCCATGTACATGGCCGTGACGGGCACCGATGAATTCATGCGCGGCATTGCCGACCAGGACGGTTTCCACGAGTATGCCCGGGGCCTGAACTTCGGGCCATCGGCCAGCGTGGTAACCAACCAGTGGAACAACTACTACCAGTACATCAACGGGGCCAATGGCGTGCTGAAATACGCCACCACGGTGCAGGGCATTCCGGCGGCCCGCGTGCAGCAGATAGTAGCGGAAACCAAGGTGTTGCGCGCCCACTACTACTTCCTGATGGTGCAGTACTGGGGCGACGTGCCATTGCAGCTAGAATTCAGGGAAACGCCTACCAACGACATTTCGCGCACGCCCGTGGCCGACGTGTACAACGCCATTATTGCGGACCTGACGGATGCGCTGGCCAACATTGCCGACACGCCGGGCCAGCCCGGCCGCGTGTCGCGCGCCACGGTGCTGCACATTCTGGCCAAAGTGTACCTGACCCGCGCTACGTCCACGGCCAAGCAGGCCGACGACTATGCCAAGGCCGCGCAGTATGCTGAGGAGCTGATCAGCAACCGAACGCGCTACGGCAAAAACCTGGAAGCCGATCCGGCCCGCGTATTCGCCGACCAGAACGAAAACGGCCCTGAAGTGCTGATGAACGTGCAGTACAGCACCGATGCTACTTTCACGCAGACCAGCGAGCAGAATTACTTCAACGGCGGCAACGCTTCGAGCTTCTTCTACCGCAGCCGCTACGAACAGGGCGTGCCCAACATGATCCGGGACCTGAAAAACGGCCGTCCATTTGCCCGTTTTGTGCCCACGCCGTACTTGCTCAACACCTACAACATGCCCGGCGAAGCCGGCCCCACCTTGCGCACCACCGACGCGCGCTACAACAAGTGGTTTACTACCACGTGGTACGTAAACTCGCCGGGTACCGCCAGCGGCAGCACCGCCGCCGTCATCGGCGACACCTCGCTCTGGTACCCGAGCTACGAGCTGCCGGCCGCTGTGCTGGCGCGTATTGCCAACCGCCGCCCCGTGCCGTACCGCGTGATTCTGCCTAGCCAGCACACCCGCGAATACTACCCCGTCATGAACAAGTACGACGACGTGCGCCGCGCCAGCACCAATGCGCCGTCGGTGCGGCCCTTCATCGTGTACCGCCTGGCCGAAACCTACCTGATTGCCTCAGAAGCCAACATGTACTTGGGCAACATGACCAAGGCCGTGGACTTCATGAACGTGGTGCGGGTGCGCGCTGCGGCGCCGGGCAAAGAAGCTCAGATGCGTATCACGGCCAGCCAGCTCAATATCGACTTCATTCTGGATGAGCGCACGCGCGAGCTGGGCGGCGAGGTGATGCGCTGGATGGACCTGACCCGGACCGGCAAGCTCATTGAGCGGGTAAAAACCAACCCCGTAACCCGCGTGCCCGCTACCGTAAACAAAACCGTGCCCCTGAACGGCATCAGCGGTACCTACGGCTCCGATGCGGCGGCCAACATTCAGCCTTACCACGTGCTGCGGCCCATTCCACAGCAGGATATTGACCGCACCAGCAGCAAAATCACGCAAAACCAAGGCTACTAA
- a CDS encoding SusC/RagA family TonB-linked outer membrane protein — MHLPLRKAALGLSWPLAFATALPLAGALLAPTFVQAQTARAISGRVTDQTTGEGVPGVTVLVKGTSTGVSTSADGSFALQVPADATTLVFSAIGFVSVERPIGQNSTFNVPLLTDTKALNEVVVVGYGTQRKSQVTGAISSVDEQALRDVPVANVGQALQGRAAGVNISSSSNTPGQNPVIRIRGNRSFSGSNDPLLVVDGVPYDGSLNDLNPDDIVSLEVLKDASSTAIYGARGANGVILISTRRGKNGPTRVTYSGYYGVKKAREFDLQNGQEFYDFRLRAYRARNPSFDPVATPTFLTQGERDNLAAGRFTDYQDLLIQNGRLQNHALGMSGGNEQTQYSASLGYYDETGVVPVQQFQRYSLRGTLDQQIGKRVKIGFNTLNTYIQQDDPNLNIINSILTGSPLASPYDANGLPILFPNTDTALPNPLTYYTEDAHKEQNRRLRSFNSLYGQVNILKGLDYRLNVGLDFRSETGGNFFATGTPARGTGVNQAQRTGSTASNILLENLLLYNRTFGEKHDVNFTGLYSIQDFRTDNFSATVQDLPTNYQLYNNLGAGKPVTSTSGFSRWDIISYMGRLNYAYNNRYSATATVRVDGSSRLSPGNKYKAFPSAAVAWNIANEGFIQDQSWVSGLKLRASIGRVGSTAINPYQTLGSLNTGLGNGNYTFGPTGAIGVVPGSIPNNDLGWEYTTTTNFGLDFGFFDNRVNGSVEVYQQRTSDLLLPFALPGSSGYTSVLVNAGETQNRGLEITLSTTNLRGGDGGFEWITDWNFTVNREKILDLNRYDERGNPIDDLANQRFIGQPLYVIYDYKKTGIWQLGEESDAARYGTLPGQIKFEDVNNDGRIDAADRQIVGTRQPKFEAGLTNRFKYKGFDLTAVALTRVGATIVDPLLFGPSYFTTFDGRRNQINLDYWTPQNPTNNFPQPVQGIGDYQTDSRVLGYVSGTFIKVRSIDLGYALPSSLFSKVKMSTARIYVQVQNPFIWSPVDVYKKNKAIDPDALSYSSRFNNANSSQGGIEFTDGNPSNSNAGVAGRGVSYPATRAFLVGLNLGF, encoded by the coding sequence ATGCATCTACCACTACGCAAAGCAGCTTTAGGGCTGAGCTGGCCGCTGGCATTCGCCACGGCCCTTCCTCTGGCCGGCGCCCTGCTGGCGCCTACCTTCGTGCAGGCCCAGACGGCCCGCGCCATTTCCGGCCGCGTTACGGACCAGACCACCGGTGAAGGTGTACCGGGCGTGACGGTGCTGGTGAAAGGCACAAGTACCGGTGTTTCTACCAGTGCCGATGGCTCCTTCGCCCTGCAGGTGCCCGCCGATGCCACCACGCTGGTTTTTTCAGCTATTGGCTTCGTATCGGTGGAGCGGCCAATCGGGCAGAATTCCACGTTCAACGTGCCCCTGCTGACCGATACCAAGGCCCTGAACGAAGTAGTAGTAGTGGGCTATGGTACGCAGCGCAAGAGCCAAGTGACGGGCGCTATTTCGTCGGTGGATGAGCAGGCGCTGCGCGACGTGCCGGTGGCCAACGTGGGCCAGGCACTGCAAGGCCGCGCCGCTGGCGTCAATATTTCCAGCTCCAGCAACACGCCCGGCCAGAACCCGGTTATCCGTATCCGCGGCAACCGCTCCTTTTCGGGCTCCAACGACCCGCTGCTGGTAGTGGACGGCGTGCCGTATGATGGCAGCCTCAACGACCTGAACCCTGACGACATTGTGTCGCTGGAAGTGCTGAAAGATGCCTCTTCCACGGCCATCTACGGTGCCCGCGGGGCCAACGGTGTCATCCTGATATCGACGCGCCGTGGCAAAAACGGACCTACGCGCGTCACCTACAGCGGCTACTACGGCGTGAAGAAGGCGCGCGAGTTTGACCTGCAGAACGGGCAGGAGTTCTACGACTTCCGCCTGCGCGCCTACCGGGCCCGCAACCCCTCGTTCGACCCAGTAGCTACTCCTACCTTCCTGACCCAGGGTGAGCGGGACAACCTGGCTGCGGGCCGCTTCACCGATTACCAGGACCTGCTGATTCAGAATGGCCGCCTCCAGAACCATGCGTTGGGCATGTCGGGCGGTAATGAACAGACGCAGTATTCGGCCTCGCTGGGCTACTACGACGAAACGGGCGTAGTGCCGGTGCAGCAGTTTCAGCGCTACTCCCTGCGCGGCACCTTGGATCAGCAGATTGGTAAGCGCGTGAAAATCGGCTTCAATACGCTCAATACCTACATTCAGCAGGACGACCCGAATCTGAATATTATCAACTCGATTCTGACGGGCAGCCCGCTGGCCTCGCCCTACGATGCCAACGGTTTGCCGATTCTGTTTCCGAACACCGATACGGCCCTGCCCAACCCGCTGACCTACTACACCGAAGACGCGCACAAAGAGCAGAACCGCCGGCTGCGCAGCTTCAACAGCCTTTACGGCCAGGTAAACATCCTCAAAGGCTTGGACTACCGCCTGAATGTCGGCCTGGATTTTCGCTCCGAAACGGGCGGCAACTTCTTTGCTACCGGCACGCCGGCCCGCGGTACGGGCGTCAACCAGGCGCAGCGCACGGGTAGCACCGCCTCCAACATTCTGCTCGAAAACCTGCTGCTTTATAACCGCACGTTCGGCGAAAAGCACGACGTGAACTTTACGGGCCTTTACAGCATCCAAGACTTCCGCACCGACAACTTCTCGGCCACGGTGCAGGACCTGCCCACCAACTACCAGCTCTACAACAACCTGGGCGCGGGCAAGCCGGTGACTTCCACGAGCGGCTTCAGCCGCTGGGACATCATCTCCTACATGGGCCGCCTCAACTACGCCTACAACAACCGCTACTCGGCCACCGCTACGGTGCGCGTTGATGGCTCGTCGCGCCTGTCGCCGGGCAATAAGTACAAGGCTTTCCCGTCGGCCGCTGTGGCCTGGAACATTGCCAATGAAGGCTTTATTCAGGACCAGAGCTGGGTGAGCGGCCTCAAGCTGCGCGCCAGCATCGGGCGCGTCGGCAGCACGGCCATCAACCCCTACCAGACCCTGGGCTCGCTGAACACTGGCCTGGGCAATGGCAACTACACCTTTGGGCCCACCGGCGCCATTGGGGTCGTGCCGGGCAGCATTCCGAACAACGATTTGGGCTGGGAGTACACCACTACCACCAACTTCGGCCTGGACTTCGGCTTCTTCGACAACCGCGTAAACGGCTCGGTGGAAGTGTACCAGCAGCGCACCAGCGACCTGCTGCTGCCCTTCGCGCTGCCCGGCTCCAGCGGCTACACCTCGGTGCTCGTCAACGCGGGCGAAACCCAGAACCGCGGCCTGGAAATCACGCTTTCGACCACCAACCTACGGGGCGGCGACGGGGGCTTCGAGTGGATTACAGACTGGAACTTCACGGTGAACCGCGAGAAAATCCTGGACCTGAACCGCTACGACGAAAGAGGCAACCCCATTGATGACCTGGCCAACCAGCGCTTCATCGGCCAGCCGCTCTACGTTATCTACGACTACAAAAAGACCGGCATCTGGCAGCTGGGCGAGGAGTCGGATGCCGCCCGCTACGGCACGCTGCCCGGCCAGATCAAGTTTGAGGATGTGAACAACGACGGCCGCATCGACGCCGCCGACCGCCAGATAGTGGGTACGCGCCAGCCCAAGTTTGAGGCCGGCCTGACCAACCGCTTCAAGTACAAAGGCTTCGATCTGACGGCCGTGGCCCTCACCCGGGTGGGCGCCACCATCGTCGATCCGCTGCTGTTCGGCCCCTCGTACTTCACCACCTTCGACGGCCGCCGCAACCAGATCAACCTCGACTACTGGACGCCGCAGAACCCCACCAATAACTTCCCGCAGCCGGTACAGGGCATCGGCGACTACCAGACCGACAGCCGCGTGCTGGGCTACGTGAGCGGCACCTTCATCAAGGTGCGCAGCATCGACCTGGGCTACGCGCTGCCGAGCAGCCTGTTCAGCAAGGTGAAAATGAGCACGGCCCGCATCTATGTACAGGTGCAAAACCCCTTTATCTGGTCGCCGGTGGACGTGTACAAGAAGAACAAGGCCATTGACCCGGATGCGCTGTCATACTCGTCGCGCTTCAACAATGCCAATTCCAGCCAAGGCGGCATCGAATTCACCGATGGCAACCCCTCTAACAGCAATGCCGGGGTAGCGGGCCGCGGGGTTTCATACCCGGCTACGCGCGCCTTCCTAGTGGGCCTGAACCTGGGCTTCTAA
- a CDS encoding SDR family NAD(P)-dependent oxidoreductase: MAHIKPLLSSRPQPNGKLQPNPFSLEGKLALVTGGGTGIGLEIARCMSVAGATVIITGRREAVLQEAVADLGSSVHYLTNDICELGKLDALVAHIEATYGPLDILVNNAGVNMKKPALEVTDEEFNRIIQTNLNAVFALTRACASRMVERKSGVILMISSMAAYYGIDRVVAYAASKSAVEGMVKVLASEFSKHNVRVNAIAPGFIDSEMSRTAMNSDPDRRDRAMRRTPMGKFGQPQDIGHAAVFLASEAARYITGASLPVDGGNSIGF; encoded by the coding sequence ATGGCACATATCAAGCCTCTTCTCTCTTCGCGCCCTCAACCAAATGGAAAGCTCCAACCGAACCCGTTTTCCCTGGAAGGCAAGCTGGCCCTGGTCACCGGGGGCGGCACGGGTATCGGGCTGGAAATAGCCCGCTGTATGAGTGTGGCTGGCGCCACCGTCATCATTACGGGGCGGCGCGAGGCCGTGCTACAGGAAGCCGTAGCCGACCTCGGCAGCTCCGTGCACTACCTCACCAACGACATCTGTGAGCTAGGCAAGCTCGATGCACTGGTAGCCCATATCGAAGCTACCTATGGCCCGCTGGATATTCTGGTAAACAATGCCGGCGTGAACATGAAAAAACCAGCACTGGAAGTCACGGACGAAGAATTCAACCGCATCATCCAGACCAACCTCAACGCCGTGTTTGCCCTCACGCGGGCCTGCGCCTCGCGCATGGTTGAACGCAAGAGTGGGGTCATCCTGATGATTTCCTCTATGGCGGCCTACTACGGTATCGATAGGGTAGTAGCGTATGCCGCTTCCAAATCGGCGGTAGAAGGCATGGTGAAAGTGCTGGCCTCAGAGTTTTCTAAACACAATGTGCGCGTGAATGCCATTGCGCCGGGTTTTATCGATTCTGAAATGAGCCGCACCGCTATGAACTCCGACCCCGACCGCCGCGACCGGGCCATGCGCCGCACGCCCATGGGCAAGTTCGGCCAGCCCCAGGATATCGGCCATGCCGCCGTGTTCCTGGCCTCCGAAGCGGCCCGCTACATCACCGGCGCCTCGCTGCCCGTGGATGGCGGCAATTCCATCGGCTTCTGA
- a CDS encoding alpha-glucuronidase family glycosyl hydrolase — protein MLLRFLLLLLLCAGPRFAALADDGYRLWLKYDQLPEAGLRKAWQAQAKSISLDNNASPTLQTAAHELQLGLQGLLGRPVPVSASGGKGRIRLRVAPDAALGREGYRISAQKDGLEITGPTDAAVLYGCFALLRQVQTGQLPDKLSLSSQPRIQHRLLNHWDNPNGTVERGYAGSSIWKWQELPERLDPRYQDYARANASIGINGVVLNNVNASARYLTPEYLQKVAALAGVMRPYGIRVYLSVFWAAPKVIGGLPTSDPLDPKVKQWWKARTDEIYKTIPDFGGFLVKANSEGEPGPQDYGRNHADGANMLAQALGAHDGVVMWRAFVYKANSKGDRFKEAFEEFQPLDGKFDPKVLVQVKNGPIDFQAREPFHPLFGAMPRTPLVLEVQLTQEYLGFATHLVYLGPLIKECLDADTHSQGPGSTVASVVDGSLEKHSLSGIAGVANIGSDRNWTGHPVGQANWYAFGRLAWDHTLSSAAIAEEWTCMTLTRQPQAVAAVTDVLNQSRDIYVRYTTPLGLHHIMGQSLHYGPEPWLAKSDRADWTSVYYHKADSVGLGFNRTATGSNALSLYAPAVRQRWGNPATCPPDYLLWFHHVGWGQQLSTGRSLWDELTTRYYTGADSVRWMQQRWEQIKPAVDAELHADVAARLRIQHREALWWRDACVLYFQTFSRRPIPPALTPPTRPLAEIKQLVDIYQLR, from the coding sequence ATGTTACTCCGCTTTCTGCTGCTTCTGCTGCTGTGTGCCGGGCCTCGTTTCGCGGCCCTGGCCGATGATGGCTACCGCCTGTGGCTGAAGTATGACCAGCTGCCAGAAGCAGGGCTGCGCAAGGCGTGGCAGGCCCAGGCCAAAAGCATTTCACTTGACAATAACGCGAGTCCTACCCTGCAAACGGCCGCCCACGAGCTGCAACTCGGGCTGCAAGGGTTGCTGGGACGCCCGGTGCCGGTGAGTGCATCGGGCGGCAAGGGCCGCATCCGGCTGCGCGTGGCCCCCGATGCCGCTCTGGGGCGGGAAGGCTACCGCATATCGGCTCAGAAAGACGGGCTGGAAATTACCGGCCCCACGGATGCGGCGGTGCTGTACGGCTGTTTCGCGCTGCTCCGGCAGGTACAGACCGGGCAGCTGCCCGACAAGCTCAGCCTAAGCAGCCAGCCCCGCATTCAACACCGCCTGCTCAACCACTGGGACAACCCCAATGGCACCGTGGAGCGCGGCTACGCGGGTTCTTCCATCTGGAAATGGCAGGAGCTTCCCGAGCGCCTCGACCCGCGCTACCAGGACTACGCCCGCGCCAATGCTTCTATCGGTATCAATGGGGTAGTGCTGAATAACGTGAATGCCAGTGCCCGCTACCTCACGCCCGAGTATCTGCAGAAGGTGGCGGCGCTGGCCGGCGTAATGCGCCCGTACGGCATTCGGGTGTACCTGTCGGTGTTCTGGGCCGCGCCCAAAGTCATCGGTGGCTTGCCTACTTCCGACCCGCTCGACCCGAAGGTGAAGCAGTGGTGGAAAGCCCGGACCGACGAAATCTATAAGACCATTCCCGACTTTGGCGGCTTTCTGGTGAAGGCCAACTCCGAAGGGGAGCCCGGCCCCCAGGACTACGGCCGCAACCACGCCGACGGCGCCAATATGCTGGCGCAGGCCCTCGGCGCGCACGATGGCGTGGTGATGTGGCGAGCCTTCGTGTACAAGGCCAACTCCAAAGGTGACCGATTCAAGGAGGCCTTTGAAGAGTTTCAGCCCCTGGATGGCAAATTCGACCCGAAAGTGCTGGTACAGGTGAAAAACGGCCCGATTGACTTTCAGGCGCGGGAGCCGTTTCACCCGCTGTTTGGGGCCATGCCGCGCACGCCGCTGGTGCTGGAAGTGCAGCTCACGCAGGAATACCTAGGCTTCGCGACACACCTCGTGTATCTGGGCCCGCTCATCAAGGAGTGCCTCGATGCTGATACCCACAGCCAGGGCCCTGGCTCTACGGTGGCCAGCGTAGTAGATGGCTCACTGGAAAAACACAGCCTGAGCGGCATTGCGGGCGTGGCCAACATCGGCTCCGACCGTAACTGGACCGGGCACCCGGTGGGGCAGGCCAACTGGTACGCCTTCGGGCGTCTGGCCTGGGACCACACGCTCAGCTCGGCGGCTATTGCCGAAGAATGGACCTGCATGACCCTCACGCGCCAGCCCCAGGCCGTGGCGGCCGTTACGGACGTGCTGAATCAGTCGCGCGACATTTACGTGCGCTACACCACGCCGCTCGGTTTGCACCACATCATGGGCCAGAGCCTGCACTACGGCCCCGAGCCCTGGCTGGCGAAAAGCGACCGGGCTGACTGGACATCGGTGTACTACCACAAAGCCGATTCCGTGGGATTGGGCTTCAACCGCACTGCTACCGGCTCCAATGCGCTGAGCCTGTACGCGCCGGCCGTGCGCCAACGCTGGGGCAACCCCGCCACCTGCCCGCCCGACTACCTGCTCTGGTTCCATCATGTGGGTTGGGGGCAGCAGCTCAGCACCGGCCGCAGCCTCTGGGACGAGCTGACGACCCGCTACTACACCGGCGCCGACTCCGTGCGCTGGATGCAGCAGCGCTGGGAGCAAATAAAGCCCGCTGTCGATGCCGAACTGCACGCCGACGTAGCGGCCCGCCTGCGCATTCAGCACCGCGAGGCCCTGTGGTGGCGCGATGCCTGCGTGCTCTATTTTCAGACGTTTTCGCGGCGGCCTATTCCGCCCGCTCTCACCCCACCTACCCGCCCACTGGCCGAAATCAAGCAGCTGGTCGATATCTATCAGCTGCGCTAA